A DNA window from Arachis duranensis cultivar V14167 chromosome 3, aradu.V14167.gnm2.J7QH, whole genome shotgun sequence contains the following coding sequences:
- the LOC107478077 gene encoding OPA3-like protein yields MVVLPVVKLGTLLLKTACKPIATRLKKEASYHPRFRNLIINIAQVNHRFTTTVQRRIYGHSTDVAIRPLDEEKAVQAAADLLGEIFVFSVAGAAVIFEVQRSSRSEARKEELRRQEIEAIKTKNEELAREVEQLGHKLEELEHLARGRGLSGILHFRNTQSGASPDKKPKSD; encoded by the exons aTGGTGGTGCTGCCAGTGGTGAAGCTCGGAACTCTTCTTTTGAAAACAGCGTGCAAACCCATTGCCACCAGGCTCAAGAAAGAAGCTAGCTACCACCCTCGGTTCCGTAACCTCATCATCAACATTGCCCAG GTGAATCATAGGTTTACGACAACAGTGCAGAGGCGCATTTATGGTCATTCAACTGATGTTGCGATCCGGCCACTCGATGAGGAGAAAGCCGTGCAAGCCGCAGCCGATCTTCTTGGCGAGATCTTCGTCTTCTCT GTTGCTGGAGCTGCTGTAATCTTCGAGGTGCAAAGAAGCTCTAGATCAGAAGCCAGAAAGGAAGAATTACGTAGACAGGAGATAGAG gcaataaaaacaaagaatgaAGAGTTGGCTAGAGAAGTTGAACAACTTGGACACAAGCTTGAAGAGCTAGAACATCTTGCTAGAGGACGAGGTCTTTCGGGAATTCTGCACTTCAGGAACACTCAATCCGGTGCCAGTCCAGACAAAAAACCAAAATCCGATTGA
- the LOC107478076 gene encoding UDP-glycosyltransferase 79B30-like, protein MDTSSLSIAMYPWLALGHQTPFLHLCNKLAKRGHRITFFAPKTAQSKLLHFNLYPDLIKFVAVAVPHVHGLPPNAETTSDVPYPLHPLIMTAMDLTQAHIETYLSQLKPDLVFYDFTHWMPSLARRLGIKAIHFCIVSSAMIGYTVVPSRFQKGNDQTMNDLMKPPPGYPHSSITFHVHEARAYANKRKQVYGSNVLFYDRMFISMSEADAIAFRTCREIEGPYLDFIEEQFKKPVLPTGPVILEKPNSALDEKWASWLGEFKQGSVVYCCLGSECRLRPNLFQELLLGLELVGMPFLAALKPPIGFDSVGDALPEGFEERVKGRGIVYGGWIQQPLILEHPSVGCFITHCGSGSLSEALLNECQLVLLPNVGDQILNARMMSKNLQVGVEVEKGEDDGLYTKESVCKAVSIVMDDENETSRIVRSNHAKIREVLLNKDLESTYIDAFCKNLQEIL, encoded by the coding sequence aTGGATACAAGTTCCTTGAGCATTGCCATGTATCCATGGCTAGCCCTTGGTCATCAAACTCCATTCCTCCACCTATGTAACAAGTTAGCCAAAAGAGGCCACAGAATCACATTCTTTGCGCCCAAAACAGCACAATCCAAGTTACTCCATTTCAATCTTTATCCAGATCTCATCAAATTCGTCGCCGTCGCGGTTCCCCACGTGCACGGCCTTCCACCCAACGCAGAAACCACTTCAGACGTTCCTTACCCTCTGCACCCACTCATCATGACAGCAATGGACTTAACCCAAGCCCACATAGAAACTTATCTTTCCCAACTTAAACCTGATcttgttttctatgatttcactCATTGGATGCCATCATTGGCAAGGCGTTTAGGAATCAAGGCCATTCACTTTTGTATTGTCAGTTCTGCCATGATAGGCTACACTGTTGTACCTTCAAGATTCCAAAAAGGGAACGACCAAACAATGAATGATCTCATGAAACCTCCTCCAGGGTACCCTCATTCATCTATCACATTTCACGTCCATGAGGCGCGAGCGTACGCTAACAAGCGGAAACAGGTGTATGGGAGCAATGTTCTTTTCTATGATCGTATGTTCATTTCCATGAGTGAAGCCGATGCAATAGCGTTCAGAACTTGCAGGGAAATTGAAGGGCCTTACCTCGATTTCATAGAGGAACAGTTCAAGAAGCCTGTGCTTCCTACAGGACCAGTGATACTAGAGAAACCGAACTCTGCATTGGATGAGAAATGGGCTTCTTGGCTTGGAGAATTCAAACAAGGCTCGGTGGTTTATTGTTGTCTTGGAAGTGAGTGCAGGTTGAGGCCAAACCTGTTTCAAGAATTGTTGTTGGGTCTTGAACTAGTTGGCATGCCTTTTCTTGCAGCTTTGAAACCCCCAATTGGGTTTGATTCAGTTGGAGACGCGCTACCAGAAGGGTTCGAAGAGAGGGTTAAAGGAAGAGGGATTGTGTATGGAGGGTGGATCCAGCAGCCATTGATATTGGAACACCCTTCTGTTGGATGCTTCATTACACATTGCGGATCAGGTTCTTTGTCAGAGGCATTGCTCAATGAGTGCCAGTTGGTGTTGCTTCCAAATGTTGGTGACCAGATTCTGAATGCAAGAATGATGAGTAAGAATTTGCAAGTTGGTGTGGAAGTGGAGAAAGGGGAAGACGATGGATTGTACACTAAGGAAAGTGTGTGCAAAGCAGTTAGTATTGTAATGGATGATGAGAATGAGACAAGCAGAATAGTCAGAAGTAACCATGCTAAGATCAGAGAGGTGTTGCTTAATAAAGATTTAGAGTCTACTTATATTGATGCTTTCTGTAAGAATCTTCAAGAGATACTTTGA
- the LOC107478068 gene encoding UDP-glycosyltransferase 79B30-like, whose protein sequence is MKSTRMESSAASLKIAMYPWLALGHQTAHFHLANKLAEKGHNITFFAPKTTQSKLASFNHHPNLITFVTITVPNVEGLPPHAETTSDVSPPLLAVLMTAMDQTQQVMETHLSTLKPDIVFYDYFTHWLPPLARRLGIKAIHYCTARSVMVGYLLSPARINQGIHNHVDLTHPPPGYPASSSITLHTHEAREIYNKRNIIFGSNVLLRERIFNTMIESDALAYRTCREIEGPYLDYVEEQFKKPVILSGPVLERPNASLDEKWGSWLQGFKRGSVVYCCFGSECWLQPNLFKELLLGLELTNMPFLAALKAPVGFDSVGEALPEGFEERVAGRGIVYGGWIQQPLILEHPSVGCFITHCGSSSCTEALLNECQIVLLPNGGDQFLNARMMANYLQVGLEVEKGEQDGFYTKESVCKAVTILMDDENQTSKTLRANHAKLRHILLLKDLDSTYIDNFCKNLHHIIREKN, encoded by the coding sequence ATGAAATCAACAAGAATGGAATCATCAGCAGCTTCTTTGAAGATAGCAATGTATCCATGGCTAGCTCTTGGGCACCAAACTGCACACTTCCACTTAGCCAACAAGTTAGCCGAAAAAGGCCACAATATCACATTCTTCGCCCCAAAAACAACACAATCCAAATTAGCTTCCTTCAATCACCACCCCAACCTTATCACCTTTGTCACAATCACTGTTCCTAATGTTGAAGGCCTTCCACCACATGCTGAAACCACCTCAGATGTGTCTCCGCCTTTGCTTGCAGTCCTCATGACCGCCATGGATCAAACTCAACAAGTAATGGAAACCCATCTTTCGACTCTTAAACCTGATATTGTTTTCTATGACTATTTCACTCACTGGTTGCCACCATTGGCAAGGCGTCTAGGAATCAAGGCCATTCATTATTGCACTGCGCGTTCTGTGATGGTAGGCTATCTTCTCTCCCCTGCAAGGATCAATCAAGGGATACACAATCATGTTGATCTAACGCATCCTCCTCCGGGGTACCCTGCTTCGTCGTCCATAACGCTTCATACACATGAGGCACGAGAAATATATAACAAGAGAAACATAATTTTCGGCAGCAATGTTCTTCTCCGTGAACGTATATTCAATACCATGATTGAATCTGACGCTTTGGCATATAGAACATGCAGGGAAATTGAAGGGCCTTACCTTGACTACGTAGAGGAACAATTCAAGAAGCCTGTGATTCTATCAGGACCAGTTCTGGAGCGACCGAATGCTAGTCTAGACGAAAAATGGGGTTCATGGCTTCAAGGGTTCAAAAGAGGTTCAGTGGTTTATTGTTGTTTTGGAAGTGAGTGCTGGTTACAACCAAATCTGTTCAAAGAATTGCTGCTGGGTCTTGAACTCACCAACATGCCGTTTCTAGCGGCATTGAAAGCCCCAGTTGGGTTCGATTCAGTTGGAGAGGCGCTACCAGAAGGGTTCGAAGAGAgggttgcaggaagaggaatcGTGTATGGAGGGTGGATCCAACAGCCATTGATATTGGAACACCCTTCTGTGGGTTGCTTCATTACACATTGTGGATCAAGCTCGTGTACAGAGGCATTGCTGAATGAGTGTCAAATAGTGTTGCTTCCAAATGGTGGTGACCAGTTCCTTAATGCAAGAATGATGGCAAACTACTTGCAAGTTGGTTTGGAAGTGGAAAAGGGGGAACAAGATGGATTCTACACCAAGGAAAGTGTGTGCAAAGCTGTCACTATTTTGATGGATGATGAGAATCAAACAAGTAAAACACTCAGAGCTAACCATGCTAAATTAAGACACATTTTGCTTCTTAAAGATTTGGACTCCACTTATATTGACAACTTCTGCAAGAACCTTCATCATATTATAAGGGAAAAAAATTAG